The stretch of DNA GAGGCCGAAACGTCCACCGCGCTGGTGGTGACGGTGTAATAGGCCCAGTTCTTGCCCATCGGGAAAGTGTCGATGCGGCTGGAGCCGTCGTGATAGTAATAGGCGCCCAGGATCCAGTCCACCTTGCCGCCAAAGGACAGGCCGCCTCCCGGCGCCGAGGTGAGGCGCAATTCCTGCGTGAACTGGTTCGAACGCTCATTGGTCAATTGCTGGAGCACGTCCAGCGAGGAGCCTTCCAGCTCACGCCCGTCATAGCTGTCGAGATGGCGCAGCGCGGTGATCGAGGTGATAGAAAGATCATCCAGCGCATAATCGATCTTGGCCGAATAGGTCTGGGCATGGCGGCTGAGCACCGGGTCATGGACCAGATAGCCTTCGTAGAGCGATTTGGGCGGGGTGGCGGTAAAGCCCGCCCCGGCAAAGAACACGGCGTTCGGGTTGGTCGAGGTGCCCTGATTGAACCCGGCAAAAGCGGCCTTGTTGCCATCGACCATGAAATCGGCGCCAAGGTCGATTTTCAGCCCGTCCACCGGCTTGAGCGTCACGCGGATCCGTCCGCCGGTGTTGTCCAGCCCCTGAAAACGGTTGCCCGTGGTCAGATTGGTCGAATAGCCGTCGCGCTGGGTGGTCCAGAGCGCCACGCGCGCCATCACCTTGTCGCCCACGATGGGCCCGCCGACCGCGCCGAACAGGTTCCACCCGTTGTAATTCGACACGCCGCCCTCAAAATCGCCCGTCAAGTGGTCGGTGGGGGCCTTGGTGATGACATTGATCGCGCCGCCGATCGTGTTGCGGCCATAGAGCGTGCCCTGCGGCCCGCGCAGCACCTCGATGCGCTCCACATCCTTCATTGCGCCGAAACTGCCCGAAGAGCGCCCATAATAGACATCATCGGCAAACACGCCCACCGAGCTTTCCGAGCCCGGATCGAAGGAGCGGGTGCCGATACCGCGAATATAAAGCTGGGGCCGGACCGCGCCAAAGCTGCCGAAATAGAAATTGGGCACTTGCGTGGCGATATTGCCGAGGTTGACGATGCCGGTCTTGGCGATCTGGTCGCCGCCAAGAGCGGTCAGGGCCACGGGAATGGATTGCGCGGTTTCCTTGCGGCGCTGGGCGGTAACGACAATATCGGCGGCCTGCGCGCCGGGAGCGGCCTCCTGCGCCATGGCGGGCGCGGCATGGGCCGTCATGGCCAGCGCAAGGCCGGCGGTCGATTTCATCAATAGCGTCTTCATGAATGCTCTCCCCTGTTTCGGCCCATCCGGCCCTGTGTTCGCAAAGCGTGCGGGGGCGTTCGGCCCAGCGCCGCATCCGGCGCCTGCCGCTTTGCCTGTGATGCATGGAATTTCTCCGGTCCCGCCATCAACGGCCCGGCCTATGCCGACATCATCGCCCCCATTGGCCCGATGCGGCTTGTCTCCCTGTGTCTGTTGTCGTGATCTCTCCCCTCATCCCGGCTCAGGCCGATTGTATGTGGCTGCCCACCTTGCGCAGGGCCACGCCCGGATCGGCCAGAACCGCCGGATCGACCCGCGCGCCCTGCCCGATCAGCTTGCGCGCGATCCGCATATCCGCCCCCGCGTCCACCCCCACCGCGCCGGTCAGCACGCCCTCGCTCCAACCGAAGATCATCCGCGGGCGGCCGTCCGGGCCGCTGCGGGCGATCCACCGCTGCGCCGTGGTGCGCCCGGCGACCTGATAATTGACGCCGAACTGATCGGTCCAATACCAGGGCACCTCATGGGCCGCGGCCTCGCCTGTGACCATCGCGCGCGCCGCCGCCGCGCCCTGATGCAGCGCGTTGGCCCATGTCTCCTGACGCACCGCGCCGCCGATGAAGGCATGATCCTGCCGGGCAATATCGCCTGCGGCATAGATGGCGGGATGGCTGGTGCGGCCCTGCGCATCGACCAGAATGCCGTCCTCCATCGCCAGCCCGGCGGCGGCGGCAAGTTCGTCATTGAGCGTCACGCCAATGCCGTAGACCACCAGATCGCCGGTGAAATCGCGCCCCTGCGCACAGGTCAGGCGGACATTGCCGCCATCGCGCGCGGCATTGGCCAGTTCCACCCCGCAATGCAGCGCCACACCATGATCGCGGTGCGCCAGCGCCAGCAGATCGGCCAGCGGCCCGGGTGCCCCGCGCGCCAGCAGACGCGGCGCCCGCTCGATGACCTCGACCGACAGGCCCAGAGCGCAGGCCGTGGCCGCCACTTCCAGCCCGATGACCCCGCCGCCCACCACCAGCAGGCGGCGGCCCGGCACCAGTTCTGCGCGCAGGCGCCGCGCATCATCGGCGCTGCGCAAGACATGGGCCGCATCGCCCAACCCGTCGAGCAAAGGATAGCGCCGCGCACGCGCCCCTGTGGCGATCAGCAGCTTGTCAAAGCCGATGCTTTCGCCGCTGGCCAGTGTAACGACCTGCGCGCCCGGATCAATGGCAGTCGCGGCCTGCCCCAGTTTCAGTTCAATGGCGCGGTCGGCGTAAAAATTGGCCGGATAGATCGGCGGAGCGGCCCCATCGGCGCCGCGCAGCGCTTCCTTGGAAAGCGGCGGGCGTTCATAGGGCAGATGCGGATCATCGCCGACCATCACGATCCGGCCCGCAAAACCGGCCGCGCGCATGGCCGATGCCGCCGCCGTTCCGGCATGGCCAGCACCCAGAATGAGGAAGCAGGGGACCGTCATGCCGTCTCTCCGACACCGCGCGCCGAAACCATGCCCATCCCCGCAATCCATTCGTCGATCGGGTGGTAATAGTGGCGCGTGGCGGCATAGGGACCAATCGTGCGCATCGCGGCAAAAGCGGCGATCCAGGCCCGGATCTCATGCCCGCCGCGCCCGCCGCGCGCGGAGATTTCGGCATCGCGCATGGTTTCAAAGCGGCCAAGACGCCCGGCCAGAAAGTCCTCGATCAGCCCTTCATCCCATGCGGCATCAAGCGGCAGCGTCTCGCCCTTGGCCTCGCCGCGCGCCAGAGCCTCGCCCTTGGCCAGCACATTGGCCTGACGGCGCGCGCGCGCCTCGGGGGCGGGATTGCGCCCGGCGATCAGGAATTCCTCGACCTCCGGCCCCACATGCCCCATCTGCGGCGTGGGCGGATCATGGCTCAGCCCGCCCGAACCGATGATCAACACCCGTTCGGAACGCCCGGCCAGAAAGCGCCCCACCGAAGCCCCCAGCGCCAGCGCGCGATGAACCGGCGGCAGCGGATGGGCCGCGCCATTGATGAAAATCGGCAGCACCGGATAGCGCGTCACGTCACGGGTCAGCAGCGCCAGCGGCTGGGTAAAGCCATGGTCGGCCTGCATCCGATAGGAATAGGCCAGATCCACGCCTTCATTCTGGACATGGCGAACCAGATCAAGCGCCAGCGCCTCGGGCACGGGCAGGGCTTCGGCCCAGTAATCCCAGTCCCCCGCCCCGCACGCCCGCACGCCAAGGCAGAAGGGCGGCATCAGGTCATAGAAGAAGCCGTTGAAATGATCGGGCGCAAACATCACGATCAATTGCGGATCAAAGGCCTCCACCTCGCGCGCCAGATCGGCAAAGGCGGCGCGGGCGCCCGCCTCGACCTCGGGGGCGGGATGGATGAATTCCATCATCGGCGTGTGCGAGGCACAGATCAGACGGACATTGCTCACAGATCCAGCCCTCCGGCCACATGGCGGATGCCGCGGATGCCCAGCCCGCAATCGGCGTTGATGAACACCCCGCTCAGCGTGCGATTGTCGGCCCGGCTGGCCAGCATGACATAGGGGCCGACGAAATCCTCAGGGTCGGGAAAGAATTGCAGCGGCAGGATCGCGCTGATCGCCTCGGGGCTGCGCGTGTCCATGATGCGCTGATCCTGCTGGCCCAGCGAGGCCGCGCCGCGCAGGTCGCTGGCCATGCCGCTGGGGGCGACGGCATTGACGCGCACACGCGGCGCCAGTTCATAGGCCAGTTGGCGCACAAGACCCACGCCCGCATGTTTGGACGCGGTATAGAGCGGGCCGCCGCCGCCGGGATAGAAGGCCGAATTGGACAGGGTGAAGATGATCGACCCCTCGCTCTCGATCAGCGCCTGCGCCGCCGCCTTGGCGCCCAGCAGATAGCCTTTCACGTTGATGGCGAAGAGCTCGTCAAAGCCGCGCTCCAGTTCCTCACCGCTGCGCCCCACCAGTGTTGCGCCATGGTCCCAGATGGCTGCATTACCGATGAAGCAGTCGAGCCGCCCGAAACGCGCCAGCACCGCCTCCACCGCGCGGGCATTGTCAGCAAAGGAGCGTACATCGCCCTCCACCGCCAGCACCGCATCGGGATATTGCGCATTGAGCATCGCCACGCGCCCCGCATCGCGCTCCAGCACGCCCACGCGCGCGCCCTCGGCCACGAACCTGCGCAGGATCGCCAGCCCCAGCCCTGATCCGCCCCCGGTGATCAGCGCGACCTGTCCGGCAAGGCGGCTCATGCCGCGCTCTCCACCGTGACGTAGATTTCCCCGTCCTCGATGCTCACCGGATAGGTGGCCAGATCGATATAGGCGGGCTGGCTCAAGGCCTTGCCGGTGCGCAGACAGAAGCGCGCGGCATGGAGCGGGCATTCGACCGTGCAGTCATCCTCGATATAGCCATCGGCCATCGAGGCATCGCCATGGGTGCAAAGATCGGCCAGCGCGAAATATTCGCCGCCGACGTGAAACACCGAAACGGCAGGCTCGCTCTCGATGCGCTTTGCCTCGCCGGAGGGAAGGTCGGCGGCGGCGCAGACGTGGAATTTGGTCATGATGGGGGCTCGGATAATCAGAGGATGATCGACACGTTCGCCGACATCAGCGTGAACTCGTCGAGTTCGAGGCGGCGGCGGGCGATGGTGAAGGTTTCGCCGCCATCGGGCGCGGCAATGCGCCGCAACGTGTCGCGGCGGGTGCCGATGAAGCTGTGGTGGTCATGCGCCTTGGACGCGCGATGAACCAGATAGTTGCAGCCCACCACCAGCTCATCATCGGCCTGAGCCAGAACGCGCACATTGGTGACGAAATGGCGGGTGCGGCTGGCCGGTTCCTCGGCCCATGCCTGACCGGTTTCGACGCGGGCGACGCGGCGTTCGAGCTGATATTTGTCCTCGTGGAAAATATAGGTCGTGGGCGGCGCCCAGCCCCGGCGACGATCACGGAACTGCGCCAGCGAATTGGTGTCGAGCGTATATTCGATGTCATCGGCCAGAAGGTCGAGCCATTCGCGCAGCCGCCTTTCATCGAGCAGCGCGGCCTCCAGATAGAGAAACTGCTCGACCTCATGCTGAAGATCGGCCGAAACGCGCAGCGGACGAGTCAGTTCATCAAGCATCGATCACCTCCTGCTCCCATGCGGCGCCCGCCGCCTCGATCTCGTTCCAGCTCTTGCCGGTCATCAGATCGACCCAGCGCTGGTAAAAACCGCGCGCGGCGGTTTCGGCGAAAGTGCCGTTGGTGATGCCCGGAATGCCGTCCTCGCGGCGCTCCTCGAAGCCCAGGCCCATCTGCATGCAGAAGTCGGTTTGGCGGGCCTTGTGGCCGCGCAGCACCTTTTGCACCTCGATCCAGTTTTCCGAGTCGTCCTGTTCAAGGAAACCCGCCGGACCAAAGGCGCGCGCATGGCTCTTTTTGAGCGCTTCCTTCACCTCGGGCGGGGCGGCCTTGTCCGCGATGCAGAACACCCAGACCTCGATGCGCCCCGGCCCGCGCGGATGCCATACGCGCAGCGTCTGGGTGCCGTTCAGCCAGGAGAGCGTCGGAAACATCGTGTTATGCCCGGCCAGACGCAGCGCCCGCACCTTGCCCAGACGCGCCTCGGCCTCAGGATAGGTTTCGCGGAAATAGGCCGAGACCTCGCCGCCCACCCAGACATTGGCATCGGCGTTTTCGGTGAAGAAAAAGGCGCTGCCATGGCCCTTGCCGGCAAATTGCACACCGCCAAGGCCGTTGGCCCATGCCGGGCGCTCGGTCTGGCCATCGCCCAGCGGGCTGCCATCGGGCTTGTTCTGGGGCGTGGGCGCCAAAACCTGAATGGCCGAGGCGTGGGTATAGGGCGCGTGATACTGATCGGAGCAGAATTGCTCGGCGGCGAATTTCCAGTTGCAGTCGATCATCCATTTATGGACGCCGCCCACTACCTCGGTGCCGCCCTCGCGCCGGTCGAGAAAACCGTCGAGATACCACGCCATGTCGCCCAGATAAGTGACCAGATCGGGCGCGCTTTCGTCCCAATTGGCGAAAATCAGGCCCTTGTAGCTCTCGACGCGTGGGGCCTTGATCAGCCCCCATTTCGACTTGTCGAGCTTGCCGCGATAGGCTTCCTTTTCCAGCGGCACCGATTGCAGCGCGCCATCCACCTGATAGGCCCAGCCGTGATAGGGGCAGGTGAAAGCCTTGGTGTTGCCGCTGTCGGCATGGCACAGTTTCATGCCACGATGGCGGCACTGGTTCATCATCACCTGAACCGAGCCGTCCTTTTGCCGGACCACCAGAACGGGGTCTTCGCCCATGAAAGTGTTGAAGAAGTCGCCCGGCTTGGGGATCTGGCTTTCATGCGCCAGAAACAGCCATGTGCGGCCGAACACGCGCTCCAGTTCCAGTTCATACAATTGGGCATCGCTGTAAATGGCGGGTTTGACGGTGCCATTGCGCGAATCCACCAGCGATCGGATCTGATCGTCGTCCATGCTGCAACTCTCCCCGAAAATGGGGCCGGACGGGCCGGCTCTCTGCGCATGGAATTAACGGAGGGAGGCGCACCGCTGAAATACTTAATTCTTGCCAACTTATAGGCCCTACCTATAAGTGTCGGATATGGAACTGCGCCATCTCCGCTATTTCGTCGCCGTGGCCGAAGCGCTCAGCTTTACCCGCGCGGCCCAGACGCTGCGCACCGCGCAACCTTCGCTCAGCCAGCAAATCCGTGATCTTGAATATGAAATCGGCACGCCCCTGCTCTACCGCGACAAGCGCAATGTCGCGCTGACCCCGGCAGGCAAGGTGTTTCTGGACGAGGCCAGGCTGGTGCTGGCCCAGGCCGAGCGGGCCAAGCTGCTGGCGCGCCGCGCGGGCGAGGATATCGGCAACACGCTGACCATCGGCTTTGTCCCGGCCGCCGAGGTCAAGATTTTCCCCCAGACACTGACCATGCTGCGCGCGGAATTTCCCGCCACGCGAATCGTCATGCAATCGCTGACCACGTTTGAACAGCATGAGGCGCTGGCATCGGGGGCCATTGACTTTGGATTTCTGCGCCCTCCGGTCGATGATCCGTCCATCGACAGCATGGTGATCCTGCGCGAATCGCTGGTGCTGCTGATGCCCGCCGACCACCCCTCCTGCTGGAGCAGCGAGGTGTCGCTGAGCGCGATGGCCGACACGCCGTTTCTGCGCATCGCCAGTCGCCACGCGGGCAATCTGGGGCAGGTAATCGACGATCTGGCGCGGCGCGAAGGCGTCACACTCAACGCCGTGCAGGAGGTCGAGAATGTGCTGACCCTGCTTACATTGGTCAGCCTTGGCGTGGGTTTCAGCATCATGCCCGATTATGTGGCCCAGCTCAGTTTTCGCAATATCGTCACCCGCCCGCTGTCCGGGCCGACGGTCAGGGCCGAATTGATGGCGGCATGGCGGCGCGACAATGCCAAGCCTGAAGTGAAAGCGCTGGTGCGCAGGCTGCAGGAAATGCAGGATCACGAACTATAGGTTTTGCATCTTAATTGATCGCAAATTCGTATTGGAACCGCCCCGGCCTTTGACGGATGCCAGCGCCCACGGGCGATCCCTTGCGGACAGCCGTGACGGGAGAGAGAACCAGCACGGAAAAAACCATGGGATGCTCTTGAGCAAAGGAACATCCGGACATGACCCCCGCCTATAGCGAGACTTCCACCAGCCAGTTTGTTGACGTGAGCGTGGAGGGTGCACCCTATCGCATTCATTACAATGACATCGGCAGCGGCGAGCGCGCCGTTGTGATGTTGCACGGCTCCGGTCCCGGCGCGACGGGCTGGGCCAATTTCAACCGCAACATCGATCCTTTTGTCGCCGCCGGATACCGCGTGCTGCTCATCAACTGTCCCGGCTGGGGCCAGAGCGACCCGGTCGTTTGCACCGGATCGCGTTCGGAACTCAACGCCGGAGCGGTCAAGGGCGTGCTCGATGCGCTGGGGATCGAAAAGGCCGATCTGGTCGGCAATTCGATGGGCGGACACAGCGCGGTCGCCTTTGCGCTGGCCAATCCGGCGCGCGTGGGCAAACTGGTGCTGATGGGCGGCGGCACGGGCGGCCCCAGCCTTTACGCGCCGATGCCCACCGAAGGCATCAAGCTGCTGCAGGGGCTTTACCGCGACCCGACCATCGAAAAGCTCAAGGCGATGATGAATGTCTTTGTCTATGACGCCAGCGCGCTGACCGAGGCGCAGATGCAGATGCGGCTCGACAATATGCGCTCGCGCCTCGACCATCTGGAAAATTTCGTGAAAAGTCTGGCCGCCAATCCGCGCCAGTTCCCCGATCAGAACGCACGCCTGCATGAAATTTCCGCGCCCACGCTGATCGTGTGGGGCCGCGATGACCGCTTTGTGCCGATGGATGTGGGGTTGCGCCTACTGGCGGGCATTCCCAATTCCCAGCTTCACGTCTTTGCCCGCTGCGGCCACTGGGCCCAATGGGAGCATGCCGATGTGTTCAACGAAATGGTGCTGAACTTCCTCAACCGATGAAGGGCAAGGCCGGTCTTTCAAGGGAAAGGCCGGCCTTTTTCCTTATTGCGCCGCCGCCAGATCGAGCGCGATGTCGACGATCATATCCTCCTGGCCGCCGACCATCTTGCGGCGGCCCACTTCGGCCAGGATGCTGCGTGTATCGACGCCGTAATCCTTCGCGGCCTTTTCGGCATGGCGCAGGAAGCTGGAATAGACCCCCGCATAGCCAAGCGTCAGCGTCTCGCGGTCGACCTGCACCGGGCGGTCCTGAAGCGGGCGCACCAGTTCGTCGGCCGCATCCATCAGCGCATAGAGATCGCAGCCATGGTTCCAGCCATAGCGATCGGCCGCCGCGATAAAGACTTCGAGCGGCGCATTGCCCGCCCCGGCCCCCATGCCCGCCAGCGAGGCATCAACCCGCACCGCGCCGTTCTGCACCGCGATCAGCGAATTGGCCACGCCCAGCGAGAGGTTGTGATGGGCATGAACCCCGCGCTGCGTCTCGGGCTTCAACACGCGGTCATAGGCGATCAGGCGCGCGGCATAATCATCCATGTTCATCGCCCCGCCGCTGTCGGTCACGTAAACGCAATGCGCGCCGTAATCCTCCATCATTTTCGCCTGAACCGCCAGCGCCTCCGGGCTCGTCATATGGCTCATCATGAGGAAACCGGAAACATCCATGCCCAGCCCCCGCGCCGCCTCGATATGCTGGCGGCTGACATCGGCCTCGGTGCAATGGGTGGCGATGCGCACGCTGCGCACGCCCATCTCATAGGCATGCTTCAGATCATGCACCGTGCCGATGCCGGGCAGCAGCAGCGTGGTCAGCACGCTGTGCTCCAAAACCTCGGCCACCGCGCCGATCCAGTCCCAGTCGGTATAGGCGCCAAAGCCATAGTTGAAGCTGGAACCCTGCAACCCGTCGCCATGGGCCACCTCGATGGCGTCCACCTTGGCCCGGTCCAGCGCGCGGGCGATGGCGCGCACATGGTCGAGGCCATATTGATGGCGCACCGCATGCATCCCGTCGCGCAGGGTGACATCCTGAATATAGAGCTTTTGGCTCTTGGGATCAAAGCTCATGCCGGTTCTCCCGCGAAATGCCGAAGGGCGATTTTCTCGGCGGTCTTCAACGCCGCCGAAGTCATGATGTCGAGATTGCCCGCATAGGCAGGCAGATAATGGGCCGCGCCCTCGACTTCCAGAAACACCGTGACCTTGAGGCCGGTGAACTCGGTCTGGCCGGTGCCCGCCATTTCGGGAATGCGCAGCGGCGCGTTCGATCCGATATGCTCAAACTGCACCTGCTGCTTCATGCGATAGCCCGGCACATAGGCCTGCACATCGGCCACCATGTCGTGAATGCTCTGGCGGATGGCCTTGGGATCGGCCTCCTCGCACAGGCAATAGACCGTGTCGCGCATGATCAGCGGCGGCTCGGCGGGGTTGAGGATGATGATCGCCTTGCCCCGCGTGGCGCCGCCCACCTTCATGATGGCCTCGCTGGTGGTTTCGGTGAATTCGTCGATATTGGCCCGCGTGCCCGGCCCTGCCGACTTCGATGAAATCGAGGCGACGATCTCGCCGTAATGCACCTTGGCCACGCGGTTGACCGCCGCGACGATGGGAATGGTCGCCTGACCGCCGCAGGTTACCATATTGACATTGGGCGCATCCAGATTGGCCTCGCCGTTGACCGGCGGGATCGTATAGGGGCCGATGGCCGCAGGCGTCAGGTCAATCACCCGCTTGCCGTGGGCCTGAAGGATCTCGTTGTTGCGCTTGTGCGCGCCTGCGCTGGTGGCGTCGAACACGATGCCGATCTCGGCGAATTCGGGCATGGCGATCAGACCGTCAATGCCTTCATGCGTTACCGCCGCGCCCATCCGTTTGGCGCGGGCCAGACCGTCGCTGGCCGGGTCGATGCCCACCATCACGCCCATTTCCAGCACCTTCGACAGGCGCATGATCTTGATCATCAGATCGGTGCCTATGTTTCCCGATCCGATGATGGCCACTTTCGTCTTTGCCATGAGTTCTATTCCTTTGAATAGGTAAAGCTGCAGGCGCCGATGCCGCCCACACGGGCCACGACATGATCGCCGGGGTTAAGCGCCACCATCGGCCCCAGCGCGCCCGCCAGCACGATGTCGCCCGCGCGCAAGGGTGCGCCCCGCGCCGCCAGCGTCCGCGCCAGCCATGCCGCAGCATTGAGCGGATGACCCAGCGCCGCCGCACCCACGCCCACCGAGGCTATTTCGCCGTTCACTTCCATAACCATGCCCGCGGTATAAAGGTCGGTGCCTTCCAGCCCCCGCCCCTCGCCGGCCAGCACGAAGAAGGCCGAGGAGCCATTGTCGGCCACCGTATCGGAAAAGGTGATCGTCCAGTCGGCAATGCGGGAATCGACGATTTCGATCGCGGCATGGACGCTCGATACGGCGGCGGCCACCTCATCGGGCGTGACATCGGGCGAAAGCAGATCGGCACCCAGCACAAAAGCGATTTCCGCTTCGGCCTTGGGCTGAAGGCAGCGCGCCGGATCGAGGAAGCCGCCATCGGCCACCTGCATATCGTCGAACAGCGCGCCGAAATCGGGCTGGTCCACGCCCAGTTGCTTTTGCACCGCCTTGGCCGTCAATCCGGCCTTGCGCCCCACGATGCGGCGGCCCTGCTCCTGCCAGAAACGCGTGTTGATCTCCTGAACCGCATAGGCCCCGGCAATGTCCACCGGTTCGAGATAATCGCGCAGCGGAGGCACCGCTCCGCCCCTGTAGGCTTCGCGCAGCAGACGCGCCGCAGCTTGATGATTGTCGCTCATATCGTCCTCTTCCAGACCGTGTTTTCGCAGATAGGCCGCATGAGGTCTTGGCACCAGAGCGGGTCGGCGCTATCTTCTCACCATATGAGAAATGGAACGCCAACCCTTTCCGCCACCAGCCGAGCGCTGGCCACGCTGGAGGCCGTGATTGCCGATGGCGGCCTTTCCACGGTCTCGGCTCTGGCCCGCGCGCAGGGCATACCGTCGGCAACGGCCCATCGCCAGATCGCGACGCTGGTGGCCGAGGGTTTTCTGGCGCCGATGGGCGGGGGCAGGCATCGCGCCGGGCCGCGCCTGCGCGCGATGCTGGGCAAGGTCGATGATCGGCAGGTGATGGCCCATGCCGCCGCGCCGCTGCTCCATCGCCTGGCGATCCGTTTTGGCGGCGTGGCCCAGATGGGAACGCTGGAAAACGATATGGTGACCTATCGCGTCAAGACCGGCGAGAACGCAGGCGAATTGTTCACCCGTGTCGAGATGCAGCTTGAGGCCTATTGCTCGGGTATGGGCAAGGTGCTGCTGGCCCATCTGCCGGTCCGCGAGCGCGAGGCCTATCTGGCGGGCGGGCCCTTTGTCGCCCTGACGCCGAATACGATCACCGATCCGGTCGATCTGGCGCGCGAATTGGCCTGTGTTGCCGATCAGGGCTATGCACTCGATCGCGGCGAGATCGCGGCGGATCTCTCCTGCATCGCCGTGCCCGTGCATCAGGCCGACGGATCGGTGGCCGCCGCGATCTCGCTCTCGCGGATCGGCCCCGGCGGCGCCGATCCGCGCATCGTCAAGGCCCTGCGCGATACGGCACGCGCGATCGAGCGAGCCTGCCATTCCCCCCCGGCCTGAGGGCGGGCTGCGGCGCCATATGCCCGTTGAGGGCGAGGGCAGGTTTCCGGCCAAAGCCAAGGCGGCGGCCGTCGGCGGCTCACGCCTTCATCTTGGGCAGCGTGAAACAGGCAAGACAACCGCCCGAGGGAACATGATCCAGCCAGACCTGGCCACCATGCGATTCGATGATGGTGCGACAGATCGACAGGCCCAGTCCCTGATCCAACGCACTCGGCTTGCCCGCAAAACCTGCCAGCACATGGCGCCCATCGCCATGTGGCCCCGGACCGTTATCCGTGACAACAGCGCGCAGATAGTGGTCATCATGATCCTTGATGCAGACGTCGACATAGGCCGAACTGCGCCCCGACACCGCATGGACCGCATTGCTGATCAGATTGACCAGAACCTGCGCGATCTGGATCGGATCGACCAGCACGCGCGCCTCGCCTTCATAGGGCGCCGCGCCGACCAGCACCTCATGCTCCCTGGCATGGGGCTCGGCCAGCGCCAGCGCCTCCTGCACGATGGCGTCAAGGCGGGCGGGCACTTTTTCGATTTCGCCATGGCGGATAAACGAGCGCATCTTGCGGATGATATCCCCCGCCCGCGCAGCCAGATGGGCCACCTCGTCAAGCGAGGCCACCACATCCTCGCGCGTGCCCCCCGGCAGCAGCGCGCGCGCGGTCTGGCTGTTGAGCAGGATCGCGGCCAGAGGCTGGTTCAATTCATGTGCCAATGTGCTGGCCATGGTTTCCATCGCATTCACGCGCGAAAGATGCGTGACCTGCGCCTGCAACCGCTCCATCGTCGCCTGCGCGGCCAGATGTTCGGTAATATCCTCGACATAGATCGTGTAGATCGCGCCGCCATCGCAATAGAGCCGTGAAAAGCGGGTGCGCCCGGTGAAGGTCGATCCATCCTTGCGCAGGAATTCGAGCGCGCCCACCTCGATCGTGCCTTCAAAAGCGGTGCCGCGCAGATGGCCATAGCGCTGCCTGATCAGCAGGCGCGACAGTTCGGTCAGCAGGAGCAGGCCCGATTGCCCGATCAGATCCTGCGCACTCCATCCAAACAACACTTCGGTCTTGCGGCTGACCGCCGTGACGATCCAGTCATCATCGACCAGCGTCGTGGCAAAGGGCACGCTTTCAAGGATCGAGGTGTGATAGCGCATATTGACTGTCAGCCGTTCGATCAGCGCCTGCTCGGCGGTCACATCGCGCGCCACGGCAAAGGCGCCGATGATCGCCCC from Novosphingobium humi encodes:
- the hcaB gene encoding 3-phenylpropionate-dihydrodiol/cinnamic acid-dihydrodiol dehydrogenase: MSRLAGQVALITGGGSGLGLAILRRFVAEGARVGVLERDAGRVAMLNAQYPDAVLAVEGDVRSFADNARAVEAVLARFGRLDCFIGNAAIWDHGATLVGRSGEELERGFDELFAINVKGYLLGAKAAAQALIESEGSIIFTLSNSAFYPGGGGPLYTASKHAGVGLVRQLAYELAPRVRVNAVAPSGMASDLRGAASLGQQDQRIMDTRSPEAISAILPLQFFPDPEDFVGPYVMLASRADNRTLSGVFINADCGLGIRGIRHVAGGLDL
- a CDS encoding 3-carboxyethylcatechol 2,3-dioxygenase, with translation MMEFIHPAPEVEAGARAAFADLAREVEAFDPQLIVMFAPDHFNGFFYDLMPPFCLGVRACGAGDWDYWAEALPVPEALALDLVRHVQNEGVDLAYSYRMQADHGFTQPLALLTRDVTRYPVLPIFINGAAHPLPPVHRALALGASVGRFLAGRSERVLIIGSGGLSHDPPTPQMGHVGPEVEEFLIAGRNPAPEARARRQANVLAKGEALARGEAKGETLPLDAAWDEGLIEDFLAGRLGRFETMRDAEISARGGRGGHEIRAWIAAFAAMRTIGPYAATRHYYHPIDEWIAGMGMVSARGVGETA
- a CDS encoding NAD(P)/FAD-dependent oxidoreductase, translating into MTVPCFLILGAGHAGTAAASAMRAAGFAGRIVMVGDDPHLPYERPPLSKEALRGADGAAPPIYPANFYADRAIELKLGQAATAIDPGAQVVTLASGESIGFDKLLIATGARARRYPLLDGLGDAAHVLRSADDARRLRAELVPGRRLLVVGGGVIGLEVAATACALGLSVEVIERAPRLLARGAPGPLADLLALAHRDHGVALHCGVELANAARDGGNVRLTCAQGRDFTGDLVVYGIGVTLNDELAAAAGLAMEDGILVDAQGRTSHPAIYAAGDIARQDHAFIGGAVRQETWANALHQGAAAARAMVTGEAAAHEVPWYWTDQFGVNYQVAGRTTAQRWIARSGPDGRPRMIFGWSEGVLTGAVGVDAGADMRIARKLIGQGARVDPAVLADPGVALRKVGSHIQSA
- the hcaF gene encoding 3-phenylpropionate/cinnamic acid dioxygenase subunit beta, with the translated sequence MLDELTRPLRVSADLQHEVEQFLYLEAALLDERRLREWLDLLADDIEYTLDTNSLAQFRDRRRGWAPPTTYIFHEDKYQLERRVARVETGQAWAEEPASRTRHFVTNVRVLAQADDELVVGCNYLVHRASKAHDHHSFIGTRRDTLRRIAAPDGGETFTIARRRLELDEFTLMSANVSIIL
- a CDS encoding TonB-dependent receptor, with the translated sequence MKTLLMKSTAGLALAMTAHAAPAMAQEAAPGAQAADIVVTAQRRKETAQSIPVALTALGGDQIAKTGIVNLGNIATQVPNFYFGSFGAVRPQLYIRGIGTRSFDPGSESSVGVFADDVYYGRSSGSFGAMKDVERIEVLRGPQGTLYGRNTIGGAINVITKAPTDHLTGDFEGGVSNYNGWNLFGAVGGPIVGDKVMARVALWTTQRDGYSTNLTTGNRFQGLDNTGGRIRVTLKPVDGLKIDLGADFMVDGNKAAFAGFNQGTSTNPNAVFFAGAGFTATPPKSLYEGYLVHDPVLSRHAQTYSAKIDYALDDLSITSITALRHLDSYDGRELEGSSLDVLQQLTNERSNQFTQELRLTSAPGGGLSFGGKVDWILGAYYYHDGSSRIDTFPMGKNWAYYTVTTSAVDVSASTYGANAWAVFGQAAVHINDRLTVTLGGRYSNDTKWANQSGTNTNPGLPLIAVPFATTNHLSSSSADPRVVVDYKLSRDAKVYASYSTGYKGGGFQYIPFTLAVANSTFQPEYLTAYEAGFKTDWLNRALRVNGAFFWYDYKNLQVARIIGSVSSATPLIANAASSTIKGLELEITAHPTARTTLGLAYGYLDAKYDQFIYNATTDFSNTTMVRAPKHSLSLNAEQRIALGAGRELTLRAEYSYMTRFFHEPGQGNIAYGAGMPLTEEAAYGLLNLRAGVDIGAVRVSAYVTNLADKAYRRTILYLPNGSSVGFSGEPRLYGVSVGYHF
- the hcaC gene encoding 3-phenylpropionate/cinnamic acid dioxygenase ferredoxin subunit, which encodes MTKFHVCAAADLPSGEAKRIESEPAVSVFHVGGEYFALADLCTHGDASMADGYIEDDCTVECPLHAARFCLRTGKALSQPAYIDLATYPVSIEDGEIYVTVESAA